A window of Streptomyces broussonetiae genomic DNA:
GCTCGCCGACGGCGGGGCCCTGGCGAGCGCCACCTGGGAGCGGGTGCGCGCCAAGCACATGGCCCCCGAGGAGTTCCGGGTACGGCCGCTGCTGCCGTGGACCCCCGGCGCCGAAACCCCCGCCGGCCCCGGCGAACTGCCCGCCCTGCTGCGCGGCTACCTGCGCCTCGGCGCCTGGGTGTGCGGCGAGCCCGCGCACGACGCGGACTTCGGGGTCGCCGACCTGTACGTGCTGCTGTCGATGCGCCGGGTCAACCCGCGCTATCTGCGGCACTTCCTCTCCCTCGTGCCGGCCTGATGAGCGTCTGGCTGCCCAGCGCGCCCTGCACCCCGGGCGCCTGTGTGGAGCCCGCCCGGGCCGCGGCGGCCGTGCCCCGGGCCGTGCTCCGGCTGACCGCCGTCGTGGCCCTGCTGGTGGCCGGGGTCGCGCTGTCCCCACTCGGCGGGAGGATCCCCGCCGAGTGGGTCGGGCGGTGGTGCCGGGCGATCGTGCGGGCCATAGGGGTCCGCGTCCGCCTCACCGGCACCGCCGCTCCGGACGGCGGGCTGCTGCTGGTCGCCAACCACGTCTCGTGGCTGGACATCCCGCTGCTGACCGCCGTACGCCCGGCCCGCATGCTCGCCAAGACCGAGATCCGGCAGTGGCCGGTGGCCGGCGCACTGGCCGCGCGCGGCGGGGTGCTGTTCATCGAGCGGGACCGGCTGCGCGCCCTGCCCGAGACGGTCGCCCGGATCGCCGAGGCGCTGCGCGCGGGCGCGGCCGTGGCCGCCTTCCCCGAGGGCAGCACCTGGTGCGGGCGGGCCCACGGGCGCTTCCACCGGGCGGTGTTCCAGGCCGCCCTGGACGCGGGCGTCCCCGTGCAGCCGGTCAGCCTGCGCTACCGGCAGGAGAGCGGCGGGCCGGGCACGGCGGCGGCGTTCGTCGGCGAGGACACCCTGCTCGCCTCCCTGTGGCGGGTGGCCCGCGCCCGGGGCCTGATCGCCGAGGTGGAGATACGCCCGCTGATCCCGCCGGGCACCCACCCGGACCGCCGTGCCCTGGCCCGGGCGGCCCAGCCGGCCGGCCCGGAACCTGCCTGGACCCACACGGCCCTGGTCGTGGGCCGGCCCGCGCAAGCCACCCCGGTCGGTACGGGACAGCCGGCTACGCCGCCGGGCCCATGACCAGTTCCGCGAGCCGCAGACAGGCCTCCACGGTGGCCGTGCGCAGATCCTTCAGCTCCCAGTGCGGCGACTGCAGCGCGGCGTCGAAGGGCACGAACACCACCTGGGCGGGCGGAATGATCCGCTGCCGGGCGAAGATGTCGGGCAGGCCCCGGCGGTGCGAGCCGTCGGCCGGGGTGGTCACGACGACCGCCTGGTCGGCCAGACCGGGATGGCCGGTCTCCCGGACCCGGTCGAGGACGTGCACGGCGGCCTCCCGGGACGAGTCGGCCGTACCGCAGCACACGATCAGACGGTCCGTGTGGTCGAGGATCACCTCCGGTGGCGGATCGACGCGCACCGGCGCCCAGTCGGTCAGCACGAAGGAGTAGTACGGCGCCGTGTGCGCCAGCAGCCGTACGTACTCATGGGCATGCGCCGAGTTGGGTCCGTAGTGCCCCGTGCGGTGTGCGGTCACCTCGAGGCCCGAGGCGAGACGCGTGGTGAGGGCGCGGATCCGCTCGTACGGCGGGCCGAGCGGCAGGGCGGCCAGATCCCGGGGCACGGCCCGGTTGCGGTCGCGCGGCAGGAAGGCGGCGAGCGCCCCCTCGGTGGCGGCTCCGTCGAGGGCGAGGACGGGGTCGTCGCGTACGGCGGCGAGCACGGAGCCCAGCGCCATGGTCGCGGTGGCCCGGCCGCTGTAGTGGTGCGCGCTGACCAGCGTCAGCCGTCTGCTGTGCGCCATCGGTTCGCGCAGCCGGGCCAGGCGCTCCTTCAGCTGCGCGCGGCCCGCCTTGAAACGGGGCAGGGACAGCCGCCGGCCGGGCTCCGCGGCGGTGCGGGGCAGGGCCGGCGGGGTGAGTGGTACGCGCACGTCCGGCCGGGTGCCGGTGCTCGGGACCGGCGCGGGCGCGTCGTCGCCGGACCGCAGCCGGGCCATGGCGATGTACCTGGCGAGGGCGTCGGCGACCTCACGGGCGGTGGGCCGGCGGGCCGGGTCGTCGTCGAGACAGCGCAGCACCAGGCCGCGCAGCTCCTCCCAGCCGTCCCCCTGCCACAGATGCATGCCCTCCGGCAGACTCGGCACCTCCACGCCCGCCTTGGTGCTGATCAGCTGCAGCAGCGCGCCCAGCGCGCGCACGCTGTCCGCGGCGGTCGGCGCCGGTCCGGAGCCCAGATAGCGGCCGTCGACGACATAGTCGGACAGGTCGGCGAGCGCCACGGTACGGCGCAGCACGTACACACCGTCCATGGCGAAGTCGGCGGGGACCAGCCCGGCGGCGTGGCACAGGGCGAGCGCGTTCGCCAGGTGCCAGGAGACCAGCAGGCCGCGGACGAGGTCGAACGGGGCGGTGCCGTCCTGCAGGGAGCGGGCGAACACCTCGGACAGGCGCGGTGGCCCGCCGTGCCCGGTCTCCGGCTCGCCGATCGGCGCCATCGCGAGCCAGGGCGGGGAGTCCCCCAGACCGGCGGCGAGCAGGGCGGGCGCGTACTGTCCCTGCAGCCGCGACAGCGCGTCCGCCTCCATCGGGATCAACTGGGCGTTCGCCGCCGGGAGATCGGGCCGCGGGGTGCGCAGCACCGCCTCCGTGCCCTGGGCGTCGGTGCCCCGGTACAGGACCGTACGGCGGCCCCGGCGCCGGTCGCGCAGGATGTAGGGGCCGAGCCGGGCCGGGTCCGCGCCGGTCAGCGGTCTCCAGCCGTCGGCTCCCGCGGTGGTGCGTTCCGGCTCCCGGACCGAGATGCCGGGCAGCCGCTCGAACGACACCCCGAACCGGGCGAGCAGCCGCCGCTCGACACTGGTGAACGGCTGGTGGGAACCCGGCAGATGAGCGGGGCCGTCCGGATGGGCCAGCCAGGCCGGAAAGTCGGGTGAACTGCCCGCGAGTTCCTCAAGACGGCGGCCGATACGGCGACTGGTGCGCAGCAGTTCGGCCTGCGGGACGGAGTCCAGCAGCACCGACTTGGACTCCTCGGCGAAGTCGAACACCCGGTGCTTGGCGGGCAGCGGTCCGGGCACCGGCGCCGGGTGCGGCCGGACCAGGCCGCCGAGGAACACCTCCGCCAGATGCGAGGTGGTGGCCGGCCACGGCACCGCCGACTGGACCAGCCGCATCACCGGCACCGACAGCGGGGACACCGCAGCGAGATGGGCGGCGAGCCGGTACGCCTCCGGGGTGGCCGCGTCCCGGAAGTGCTGGGCGCTGGTCAGGTCCCGGGCGCCGGCCACACTTCCGTACGGATCGGGCGGCGACAGCAGGGGCAGTTCCACGGTGGTGCCGGGCGAGGCGAGCAGCCGGGCCCAGTCCCGCAGCGACTCGGAGGTCGGCTCGAGGACGGGCACGGGCACCCCGTCGAAGGTGGACAGCTCCGGCGGCAGCAACGGATCGCCCACCTCCCAGGCCGCGTTGGCGCCGCCGATCCGCCGGGTGGTGGCCTGCCAGCGCTCCGCGGCGATGCCGGAGGCCTCCCACATGTCCGGCGGCAGCGTCTGCAGGACCGCGGCCGGTCCCCGGGCCGCCCAGAGGGCCAGCAGCCGGTGCATGGCCCCGGACCGCCAGGCGGTGCCCATGCCGTCGCTGACGACGAGGACGAGGGCACGGCCCGAGGGGTCGTTGACCGTGCTCAGCGGCAGTTCGCCGCTGTCGGGCCTGAACGGCCGGGCGTGCAGCCGGGGTTCGCGGGCGGCACGGGTGTCGAGGCCGAGCACCCGGGTGGTGGCGAAGGCACCCAACCGCTCCAGCAGGGTGCGCAGTTCCGCGCCCAGCCGGTGCCACAACAGCATCGACAGGCCGTCGTCGACGAGCAGCACCAGATTCAGCCAGCGTTCGCGCACCGGCCGTTCCACCACGTCGGGCAGGCCCGTCTCGGCCAGCTGGGCGGC
This region includes:
- a CDS encoding lysophospholipid acyltransferase family protein, whose protein sequence is MSVWLPSAPCTPGACVEPARAAAAVPRAVLRLTAVVALLVAGVALSPLGGRIPAEWVGRWCRAIVRAIGVRVRLTGTAAPDGGLLLVANHVSWLDIPLLTAVRPARMLAKTEIRQWPVAGALAARGGVLFIERDRLRALPETVARIAEALRAGAAVAAFPEGSTWCGRAHGRFHRAVFQAALDAGVPVQPVSLRYRQESGGPGTAAAFVGEDTLLASLWRVARARGLIAEVEIRPLIPPGTHPDRRALARAAQPAGPEPAWTHTALVVGRPAQATPVGTGQPATPPGP
- a CDS encoding SAV_2336 N-terminal domain-related protein, which translates into the protein MAGGGGRLAEALRVLAACGHDLDADQVLDVLWLARRLPADTDAPLLREPEPVPVRPVPDPAPEPGRGAPRPQAPDPDDPDLPDLTAPALYAAARRSPVPEVRLAPSTPEPRRAMPVRVPEDKALADELELGRALRPLRRRLDSRHRTEIDEERTAAQLAETGLPDVVERPVRERWLNLVLLVDDGLSMLLWHRLGAELRTLLERLGAFATTRVLGLDTRAAREPRLHARPFRPDSGELPLSTVNDPSGRALVLVVSDGMGTAWRSGAMHRLLALWAARGPAAVLQTLPPDMWEASGIAAERWQATTRRIGGANAAWEVGDPLLPPELSTFDGVPVPVLEPTSESLRDWARLLASPGTTVELPLLSPPDPYGSVAGARDLTSAQHFRDAATPEAYRLAAHLAAVSPLSVPVMRLVQSAVPWPATTSHLAEVFLGGLVRPHPAPVPGPLPAKHRVFDFAEESKSVLLDSVPQAELLRTSRRIGRRLEELAGSSPDFPAWLAHPDGPAHLPGSHQPFTSVERRLLARFGVSFERLPGISVREPERTTAGADGWRPLTGADPARLGPYILRDRRRGRRTVLYRGTDAQGTEAVLRTPRPDLPAANAQLIPMEADALSRLQGQYAPALLAAGLGDSPPWLAMAPIGEPETGHGGPPRLSEVFARSLQDGTAPFDLVRGLLVSWHLANALALCHAAGLVPADFAMDGVYVLRRTVALADLSDYVVDGRYLGSGPAPTAADSVRALGALLQLISTKAGVEVPSLPEGMHLWQGDGWEELRGLVLRCLDDDPARRPTAREVADALARYIAMARLRSGDDAPAPVPSTGTRPDVRVPLTPPALPRTAAEPGRRLSLPRFKAGRAQLKERLARLREPMAHSRRLTLVSAHHYSGRATATMALGSVLAAVRDDPVLALDGAATEGALAAFLPRDRNRAVPRDLAALPLGPPYERIRALTTRLASGLEVTAHRTGHYGPNSAHAHEYVRLLAHTAPYYSFVLTDWAPVRVDPPPEVILDHTDRLIVCCGTADSSREAAVHVLDRVRETGHPGLADQAVVVTTPADGSHRRGLPDIFARQRIIPPAQVVFVPFDAALQSPHWELKDLRTATVEACLRLAELVMGPAA